One Pomacea canaliculata isolate SZHN2017 linkage group LG9, ASM307304v1, whole genome shotgun sequence DNA segment encodes these proteins:
- the LOC112571809 gene encoding uncharacterized protein LOC112571809 isoform X2, producing MSQQGTMMITVFCLLPLFSHLQPATGELLESIGSQTHKENYNEIVCTFNLKVSLSRVDFVDKTGSEVFAIVDCGTSCNVFSSYQDVLRIVSPQKTISGDRFVFNATHSDRTTGTYTCHGIPATEVVYPPLSGDGDDDGGGDGDGEESQMTSAPPPETDEASHNAGGSSNGLLALIIIPILLVLIGVVLFLHWWGVIQIPGLPKTRGEPRDLRRIVGKRLQPVTGWWERTRGLWQSTRAYNQDPLERLESNCDPDEEVSLKDTELIAQNEDNLSLRLDAAPEKFKSDLPYPVKESLDYEGNDNEVSVVEERQPLLRGSFHNTKPTQGANASIEEYQTSPQPTLSPNSTDTNNENSDVEDRQTLQSLHLSSSTKATDVAADLSAASLSRDSIQHKEESAHTNSHSSAPHDTGALKPEPTKSPVPPKRKKQPLKDSSPLIDHKESMNDRPSQISTESENDDVSKKKSSRDPGASLQHTPQTSGTRIETERRKNEIMSGQLKTSRNTEGIEGTEKREDEKVRVDMKEEESSEAKSETINNDDVKEQLTTNKKGRRW from the exons ATGTCACAGCAGGGAACTATGATGATTACAGTATTCTGTCTGCTACCACTGTTTTCGCACCTCCAACCTGCGACAG GAGAACTTCTGGAATCTATTGGAAgtcaaacacacaaagaaaattacaatgaAATAGTTTGTACTTTCAACTTGAAGGTGTCCCTCTCCCGCGTTGACTTCGTTGATAAGACAG GATCAGAAGTGTTCGCCATCGTGGACTGTGGCACATCGTGCAACGTCTTCAGTTCCTACCAAGATGTCCTCCGCATCGTATCTCCACAGAAAACCATTTCCGGTGACCGTTTTGTCTTTAATGCCACGCACTCGGACAGAACCACAGGAACGTACACGTGTCACGGAATTCCTGCAACCGAGGTGGTCTACCCACCTCTCTcgggtgatggtgatgatgatggcggtGGCGATGGTGATGGCGAGGAAAGTCAGATGACATCAGCTCCACCACCTGAGACAGATGAGGCATCACACAATGCTG GTGGAAGCTCTAACGGACTTCTTGCACTGATTATAATTCCCATCCTGCTGGTACTCATAGGAGTAGTTTTATTCCTTCACTG GTGGGGAGTGATTCAGATTCCTGGCCTGCCGAAAACTAGAGGAGAACCACGTGACTTGAGACGTATTGTGGGGAAGCGGCTGCAGCCTGTCACTGGTTGGTGGGAAAGGACACGTGGTCTCTGGCAATCCACACGTGCGTACAACCAGGATCCTCTAGAACGCCTAGAGTCAAACTGCGATCCAGACGAAGAGGTTTCTCTTAAAGATACAGAATTAATAGCTCAGAATGAAGATAATCTGTCTCTGCGCCTTGATGCAGCACCAGAGAAATTTAAGAGCGATTTACCCTATCCCGTAAAAGAATCCCTTGACTACGAGGGTAACGACAATGAAGTGTCTGTTGTTGAAGAACGTCAGCCATTATTGCGGGGTTCATTTCACAACACCAAACCCACTCAGGGCGCTAATGCTAGTATCGAGGAGTATCAGACATCACCACAACCTACACTTTCACCTAACAGCACCGACACCAACAATGAAAACAGTGATGTTGAGGACCGTCAGACGTTACAATCTTTACATTTATCCAGCAGCACAAAGGCCACAGATGTCGCCGCAGACCTGAGTGCAGcatctttgtcacgtgacagcattCAGCATAAAGAGGAGTCAGCTCATACAAATAGTCATTCATCTGCTCCTCACGACACAGGAGCATTAAAACCTGAACCTACAAAGTCACCTGTTCCTCCCAAACGTAAAAAACAACCGTTGAAAGATTCGTCTCCACTCATTGACCATAAAGAGTCAATGAACGACCGTCCATCTCAGATCTCTACAGAGAGTGAAAATGATGAtgtaagcaagaaaaaaagcagtcgTGACCCTGGGGCCAGCTTgcaacacacaccacaaacatctGGTACCAGGAtagaaacagagagaagaaaaaatgagatAATGAGCGGGCAGTTAAAAACATCACGAAATACAGAAGGCATAGAAggaacagaaaagagagaagacgAGAAGGTAAGGGTCgacatgaaagaagaagaaagtagtgAAGCAAAGtcagaaacaataaacaatgacGACGTGAAGGAGCAgttaacaacaaataaaaaaggaagacgTTGGtga
- the LOC112571811 gene encoding stress response protein NST1-like yields the protein MHTCGKRGSFKTPKSNHDQDEENSPEAEALLSQNEDKKPLHHGAKPGKSKSDLSYSTEVSFKSDRNDERKDDEMSVVVEHEDAEGKIISPMTVKDIVYRIESTQCIPQTSSAMTEEGRKDKEKIKRINVPLKPARSEKGMEGTEERKEKESSEAESETISNDDIKAKLTHKRTEDMDERKETNNEKANFEMEEKDITEIKLGTEDKKDTRQKQDLIQETMVAKVEQKDKLETNSEVENAQELEAEAMGEQTPDTRAETVQTSEEKENGSNENDDYETTSDADRSRNAEGAVDVDMLDGARSTGQNLVYTDLSLPEHSQDAAIKRLQDARRGLNPHTQ from the coding sequence ATGCACACGTGCGGAAAACGAGGATCCTTCAAAACTCCGAAGTCAAACCACGATCAAGACGAAGAGAATTCTCCCGAAGCTGAAGCATTATTAAGTcagaatgaagataaaaaacCTCTGCACCATGGTGCAAAACCAGGCAAATCGAAGAGCGATTTATCCTATTCCACAGAGGTATCTTTTAAAAGCGACAGAAACGACGAGCGTAAAGACGATGAAATGTCTGTTGTAGTTGAGCATGAAGACGCAGAGGGTAAAATTATTAGTCCAATGACTGTAAAAGACATTGTTTACCGAATTGAAAGCACCCAGTGTATACCACAAACATCTAGCGCCATGACAGAAGAAGGGAgaaaggataaagaaaaaatcaagAGAATAAATGTGCCGTTAAAACCAGCACGAAGTGAAAAAGGCATGGAAGGAacagaggagagaaaagaaaaagaaagtagtgAAGCCGAGTCAGAAACAATTAGCAATGACGATATAAAGGCGAAGTTAACACATAAGCGTACGGAAGACATGGATGAAAGGAAAGAGACAAATAACGAGAAAGCAAACtttgaaatggaagaaaaagatattaCGGAAATAAAGTTAGGGACAGAAGACAAGAAGGATACAAGACAGAAACAAGATCTAATTCAAGAAACGATGGTGGCAAAGGTTGAGCAAAAAGACAAACTGGAAACAAACAGTGAAGTGGAGAATGCTCAAGAACTGGAAGCAGAGGCAATGGGAGAGCAAACACCAGACACGAGAGCAGAAACAGTGCAAACTAgcgaagaaaaggaaaatggcAGTAATGAAAACGATGACTACGAGACCACCTCTGATGCCGATAGAAGTAGAAATGCTGAAGgtgctgttgatgttgatatgtTGGATGGCGCAAGGTCCACTGGGCAGAACCTAGTCTACACCGACCTGTCTCTCCCTGAACACTCACAGGACGCGGCAATAAAGAGACTACAAGACGCTAGACGTGGACTAAATCCCCATACCCAATAA
- the LOC112571809 gene encoding uncharacterized protein LOC112571809 isoform X1, protein MSQQGTMMITVFCLLPLFSHLQPATGETTGELLESIGSQTHKENYNEIVCTFNLKVSLSRVDFVDKTGSEVFAIVDCGTSCNVFSSYQDVLRIVSPQKTISGDRFVFNATHSDRTTGTYTCHGIPATEVVYPPLSGDGDDDGGGDGDGEESQMTSAPPPETDEASHNAGGSSNGLLALIIIPILLVLIGVVLFLHWWGVIQIPGLPKTRGEPRDLRRIVGKRLQPVTGWWERTRGLWQSTRAYNQDPLERLESNCDPDEEVSLKDTELIAQNEDNLSLRLDAAPEKFKSDLPYPVKESLDYEGNDNEVSVVEERQPLLRGSFHNTKPTQGANASIEEYQTSPQPTLSPNSTDTNNENSDVEDRQTLQSLHLSSSTKATDVAADLSAASLSRDSIQHKEESAHTNSHSSAPHDTGALKPEPTKSPVPPKRKKQPLKDSSPLIDHKESMNDRPSQISTESENDDVSKKKSSRDPGASLQHTPQTSGTRIETERRKNEIMSGQLKTSRNTEGIEGTEKREDEKVRVDMKEEESSEAKSETINNDDVKEQLTTNKKGRRW, encoded by the exons ATGTCACAGCAGGGAACTATGATGATTACAGTATTCTGTCTGCTACCACTGTTTTCGCACCTCCAACCTGCGACAGGTGAGACGACAG GAGAACTTCTGGAATCTATTGGAAgtcaaacacacaaagaaaattacaatgaAATAGTTTGTACTTTCAACTTGAAGGTGTCCCTCTCCCGCGTTGACTTCGTTGATAAGACAG GATCAGAAGTGTTCGCCATCGTGGACTGTGGCACATCGTGCAACGTCTTCAGTTCCTACCAAGATGTCCTCCGCATCGTATCTCCACAGAAAACCATTTCCGGTGACCGTTTTGTCTTTAATGCCACGCACTCGGACAGAACCACAGGAACGTACACGTGTCACGGAATTCCTGCAACCGAGGTGGTCTACCCACCTCTCTcgggtgatggtgatgatgatggcggtGGCGATGGTGATGGCGAGGAAAGTCAGATGACATCAGCTCCACCACCTGAGACAGATGAGGCATCACACAATGCTG GTGGAAGCTCTAACGGACTTCTTGCACTGATTATAATTCCCATCCTGCTGGTACTCATAGGAGTAGTTTTATTCCTTCACTG GTGGGGAGTGATTCAGATTCCTGGCCTGCCGAAAACTAGAGGAGAACCACGTGACTTGAGACGTATTGTGGGGAAGCGGCTGCAGCCTGTCACTGGTTGGTGGGAAAGGACACGTGGTCTCTGGCAATCCACACGTGCGTACAACCAGGATCCTCTAGAACGCCTAGAGTCAAACTGCGATCCAGACGAAGAGGTTTCTCTTAAAGATACAGAATTAATAGCTCAGAATGAAGATAATCTGTCTCTGCGCCTTGATGCAGCACCAGAGAAATTTAAGAGCGATTTACCCTATCCCGTAAAAGAATCCCTTGACTACGAGGGTAACGACAATGAAGTGTCTGTTGTTGAAGAACGTCAGCCATTATTGCGGGGTTCATTTCACAACACCAAACCCACTCAGGGCGCTAATGCTAGTATCGAGGAGTATCAGACATCACCACAACCTACACTTTCACCTAACAGCACCGACACCAACAATGAAAACAGTGATGTTGAGGACCGTCAGACGTTACAATCTTTACATTTATCCAGCAGCACAAAGGCCACAGATGTCGCCGCAGACCTGAGTGCAGcatctttgtcacgtgacagcattCAGCATAAAGAGGAGTCAGCTCATACAAATAGTCATTCATCTGCTCCTCACGACACAGGAGCATTAAAACCTGAACCTACAAAGTCACCTGTTCCTCCCAAACGTAAAAAACAACCGTTGAAAGATTCGTCTCCACTCATTGACCATAAAGAGTCAATGAACGACCGTCCATCTCAGATCTCTACAGAGAGTGAAAATGATGAtgtaagcaagaaaaaaagcagtcgTGACCCTGGGGCCAGCTTgcaacacacaccacaaacatctGGTACCAGGAtagaaacagagagaagaaaaaatgagatAATGAGCGGGCAGTTAAAAACATCACGAAATACAGAAGGCATAGAAggaacagaaaagagagaagacgAGAAGGTAAGGGTCgacatgaaagaagaagaaagtagtgAAGCAAAGtcagaaacaataaacaatgacGACGTGAAGGAGCAgttaacaacaaataaaaaaggaagacgTTGGtga